From a single Zygotorulaspora mrakii chromosome 2, complete sequence genomic region:
- the ECM13 gene encoding Ecm13p (similar to Saccharomyces cerevisiae ECM13 (YBL043W) and YJR115W; ancestral locus Anc_7.483) has translation MSATVSISQQYLLASKARAKLMRCAATDSNKDYNLRVLVGHANLLDRVMESVDSYNTRITKSSMCQGHSVRSRSDSGHNDGRTQVDYFSSDDDDDDYSSSSSDSEYDDDDDSSASDSDCREDEYDFSQPPKYIHSSSATRPQQPAVSVVTVTIDQCLDDKDYDDYNSDTDSDSEGSPISSNMEQDLSMMPLTLQAKVAHEHPRHYHILHTSLDNHELGEVTPIQV, from the coding sequence ATGAGCGCGACAGTGTCTATTTCGCAACAATACCTGCTCGCCAGCAAGGCGAGAGCTAAATTGATGAGATGTGCGGCTACGGATAGCAACAAGGACTACAACCTGAGGGTGCTAGTAGGCCATGCAAATCTGCTGGACAGGGTGATGGAAAGTGTTGATTCTTACAATACCAGGATTACAAAGAGTTCGATGTGCCAGGGTCATTCTGTACGTTCGCGTTCGGACTCAGGCCACAATGATGGAAGAACGCAGGTGGATTATTTTTCGAgcgatgacgatgatgacgactactcgtcatcatcttcgGATAGTGAGTACGACGACGATGATGACAGCTCGGCGTCCGATTCCGATTGTCGCGAGGATGAGTACGATTTCAGTCAGCCTCCCAAGTACATCCACTCCTCTAGCGCTACGCGACCACAACAGCCGGCTGTGTCGGTGGTGACGGTGACCATCGACCAGTGCTTGGACGACAAAGATTACGATGATTACAACAGCGACACAGACAGTGACTCGGAAGGGTCTCCCATATCGTCAAACATGGAACAGGATCTGTCGATGATGCCGCTCACTTTGCAAGCGAAGGTAGCGCACGAACATCCTCGCCACTACCACATCTTGCACACTTCATTGGACAATCACGAATTGGGCGAGGTTACGCCCATTCAAGTATGA
- a CDS encoding M20 family metallopeptidase (ancestral locus Anc_7.482): MEEKSDLSPLDGKPYRKDEGKKLVLVKMALLAAILFLVHTFFCQTLNSHNYSGEVELFKCQEFESVFGASAENISNIIFNEKLQNETMTKLANAVRVPTEIYDTFPNPQDEAEYAGWQPFIKLHKQLAKDFPLVWSKCKIEHVNHYALLITWEGSNNDLKPALFAAHQDVVPVDRKTWGSWKHEPFGGEWDGQFLWGRGSFDDKNMLIGILQAFEYIIQNEPDFNPERSLLLASGFDEEASGVYGARYLSDVLVERYGHDGIYSIIDEGVVGIKEVEGVLIAAPGTGEKGFINLVFDIRTPGGHSSVPPDHTSIGVAASIIHDIEGEKFPAQFTPENPVTQYYQCIAQYSETMENDVKIDFLKAMDDEKANKRVLDYLFEHGGKKTEYLFRSTQAFDIINGGIKANALPESVSFLLNSRVSIESNVNKTLEKFSESSCNVAKEYGLGCILDGEVILESTNKGTVYMDVQRTLEPAPVSPNNEVWREFAGSIKGFYESVVFPKKFGDEQKSLVVAPSIMTANTDTCHYWRSSKNIYRYQPGFAMDDTLSTIHSVNEHVDAETVMHVVGFIYNYIHLVNKL; the protein is encoded by the coding sequence ATGGAGGAAAAAAGTGATCTATCTCCACTAGATGGAAAGCCGTATCGCAAAGATGAGGGAAAAAAGTTAGTGCTTGTGAAGATGGCATTGCTTGCGGCAATCCTTTTTCTGGTCCATACATTTTTCTGCCAGACGTTGAATAGTCACAACTACAGCGGCGAGGTGGAACTGTTCAAATGCCAAGAATTTGAGAGCGTATTTGGAGCCTCGGCGGAaaacatttcaaatattaTCTTTAATGAAAAGTTGCAGAATGAGACTATGACAAAGTTAGCAAATGCAGTTCGAGTTCCGACTGAAATTTATGATACATTCCCTAATCCACAGGATGAAGCTGAATACGCTGGATGGCAACCATTTATTAAATTGCACAAACAGCttgcaaaagattttcCTCTTGTTTGGTCCAAATGTAAAATCGAACATGTGAACCATTACGCACTTTTAATCACCTGGGAAGGCTCGAACAATGACTTAAAACCAGCATTATTTGCAGCACATCAGGACGTCGTCCCGGTGGACAGAAAGACGTGGGGCTCCTGGAAACATGAGCCATTCGGTGGAGAATGGGATGGTCAATTCTTGTGGGGCCGTGGTTCTTTTGATGACAAAAACATGTTAATTGGAATTTTACAAGCTTTCGAATATATTATACAAAATGAACCTGATTTCAACCCAGAACGCAGTCTCCTTCTTGCCAGTGGCTTCGATGAAGAAGCATCTGGAGTTTACGGTGCTAGATACCTGAGTGATGTTCTTGTTGAAAGATATGGCCACGACGGTATTTATTCTATTATTGATGAAGGTGTTGTCGGTATTAAAGAAGTGGAAGGTGTCCTAATTGCAGCACCAGGTACAGGAGAAAAGGGTTTCATCAATTTAGTATTCGACATTCGTACACCTGGCGGTCATTCATCTGTACCACCAGATCATACTTCTATCGGTGTCGCAGCCAGTATTATTCATGATATTGAGggtgaaaaatttcctgCTCAATTTACTCCAGAGAATCCTGTCACTCAGTATTATCAATGTATCGCTCAGTATTCTGAAACAATGGAAAATGACGTCAAAATTGACTTCTTAAAGGCAatggatgatgaaaaggCAAATAAAAGGGTCTTGGATTACCTCTTTGAGCATGGTGGTAAGAAAACTGAATATCTATTTCGTTCTACTCAAGcatttgatattattaATGGTGGAATTAAAGCTAATGCGTTACCAGAAAGTGTCtcatttttgttgaatTCAAGGGTATCAATAGAATCAAACGTGAACAAAACccttgaaaagttttctgAAAGTTCTTGCAACGTTGCTAAAGAATATGGTTTGGGTTGTATACTGGATGGTGAAGTGATATTAGAATCTACCAATAAGGGGACCGTCTATATGGATGTACAAAGAACATTAGAGCCTGCACCAGTTTCACCAAATAATGAAGTTTGGAGAGAATTTGCCGGCTCAATTAAAGGATTTTACGAAAGTGTTGTGTtcccaaaaaaatttggtgaTGAGCAGAAATCTTTAGTAGTAGCGCCATCAATTATGACTGCGAACACTGATACTTGTCACTACTGGAGGtcctcaaaaaatatttaccGTTATCAACCAGGTTTTGCAATGGATGACACCTTGAGCACGATTCACTCCGTAAATGAACATGTCGATGCCGAGACCGTCATGCATGTTGTCGGTTTCATATATAACTACATTCATTTGGTGAATAAACTGTAG